From the Actinomycetota bacterium genome, one window contains:
- a CDS encoding redox-sensing transcriptional repressor Rex — translation MRERAIPEATVARLPLYLRSLVEMTERGTHTVSSESLALAAGVNSAKVRKDLSYLGSYGTRGVGYDVEYLIYQISRELGLTQDWNVMIVGVGNLGHALANYKGFSARGFRVVALIDADERKIGEQVGELAIEDFEDLERIAKERQVSIGVVATPAPAAQDAADRLAAAGVKSILNFAPAVIQVPDDVSLRKVDLSIELQILSFYEQRKSALEGLRRGKRLTGSAAKSTRP, via the coding sequence ATGAGAGAGCGCGCGATCCCTGAAGCCACGGTCGCCCGCCTTCCGCTGTACCTCCGCAGCCTGGTCGAGATGACCGAGCGGGGCACCCACACCGTGTCGAGCGAGTCCCTGGCGCTCGCGGCCGGCGTGAACTCGGCCAAGGTGCGCAAAGACCTCTCCTACCTCGGGTCCTACGGTACGCGCGGCGTCGGGTACGACGTCGAGTACCTCATCTACCAGATCTCTCGCGAGCTCGGCCTGACCCAGGACTGGAACGTGATGATCGTCGGCGTCGGAAACCTGGGTCATGCGCTGGCCAACTACAAGGGATTCTCGGCACGCGGGTTCCGCGTGGTGGCGCTGATCGATGCCGACGAGCGAAAGATCGGCGAGCAGGTCGGCGAGCTGGCGATCGAAGATTTCGAGGATCTCGAGCGGATCGCCAAGGAGCGCCAGGTTTCCATCGGAGTCGTGGCGACCCCGGCGCCGGCCGCGCAGGATGCGGCCGACCGCCTCGCGGCCGCCGGGGTGAAGAGCATCCTCAACTTCGCCCCCGCCGTCATCCAGGTTCCCGACGACGTCTCGTTGCGAAAAGTGGACCTGTCGATCGAACTTCAGATCCTCTCCTTCTACGAGCAGCGGAAGTCGGCGCTGGAGGGCCTCCGGCGCGGCAAGCGATTGACCGGGAGCGCCGCGAAGTCCACGCGTCCATGA
- a CDS encoding bifunctional precorrin-2 dehydrogenase/sirohydrochlorin ferrochelatase, with translation MTTGYPAILLLEGRLAVVIGGGRIAERKVRTLRDAGAKVRLIADTVTPALRDLAESGELELVGRRYARGDLAGAVVVVASTDDEEVNRSVYADATEAGIPVNVVDNTALCTFIAPSIVRRGDLVVAISTGGAAPALAVRIRERLEQEFGDEYARFLELTAQLREQVKVPGDQDERAKAWYRVIDSDVMDLVRSGEIERARERATALLLGTD, from the coding sequence ATGACCACCGGATACCCGGCCATCCTCCTCCTCGAAGGCCGCCTCGCGGTCGTCATCGGCGGCGGGCGGATCGCAGAACGCAAGGTCCGCACGCTCCGCGATGCCGGGGCCAAGGTTCGTCTGATAGCCGACACCGTCACGCCGGCGCTCCGCGATCTCGCCGAAAGCGGCGAGTTGGAGCTCGTCGGGCGCCGCTACGCGCGAGGGGATCTTGCGGGTGCGGTCGTGGTCGTGGCCTCCACCGACGACGAGGAGGTCAACCGGAGTGTGTACGCCGACGCGACCGAAGCGGGGATCCCCGTCAACGTCGTCGACAACACGGCACTCTGCACGTTCATCGCTCCATCGATCGTCCGCCGCGGGGACCTCGTCGTCGCGATCTCGACCGGCGGCGCCGCGCCGGCCCTGGCGGTGCGGATCCGCGAGCGCTTGGAGCAGGAGTTCGGCGACGAGTACGCTCGCTTTCTCGAGCTGACCGCGCAGTTGCGTGAGCAAGTGAAGGTTCCAGGTGACCAGGATGAGCGTGCGAAGGCTTGGTACCGAGTGATCGACTCCGACGTGATGGACCTCGTTCGCTCGGGGGAGATCGAGCGAGCCCGCGAGCGGGCCACGGCACTGTTGCTCGGGACGGACTAA
- a CDS encoding glutamyl-tRNA reductase has product MSVLVVGLTYRKAPVELLERFAFDQSGLLKGLHQLVSAEHVREGVILSTCNRTEVYALVSGFHAGLAELRRFLAEFHHVPAEEFGALLVSHYEEDAVSHLFSVASGIDSMVVGEPQILSQVRESYRVAGEEGAAGPVLSALFRQAIRVGRRARSETGIGRSVKTYAGAGADLAREALGTLDGKTVLVVGAGKMSDVAARRMAREGATVLVANRTTSRAKALADRIGGEELPMTSLDEGLARADLVLSSTGSSQPVITRELVAGAFATRVDRPLVFLDLAVPRDVEPSVAEIDGVVVRDLDDLREALAPGPDQLREVGRVRDIIEEEVPRFTRWQRSHHLAPLLEALQARGEQVRDREVKRAMGRLARLSDAEREAVEALARSIVAKLFHGPVTAVKLAAGTADGEALARALRDLFDLPDIER; this is encoded by the coding sequence GTGTCGGTCCTGGTCGTAGGCCTCACGTACCGCAAGGCGCCGGTCGAGTTGCTGGAGCGCTTCGCCTTCGACCAGTCCGGGTTGCTCAAGGGGTTGCATCAGCTCGTTTCCGCCGAGCATGTGCGCGAAGGGGTCATCCTTTCGACCTGCAACCGGACCGAGGTCTACGCACTCGTGAGCGGGTTCCACGCCGGGCTCGCCGAGCTTCGCCGCTTCCTCGCCGAGTTCCACCACGTGCCGGCCGAGGAGTTCGGCGCGTTGCTCGTCTCGCACTACGAGGAGGACGCGGTTTCGCATCTGTTCTCGGTTGCGAGCGGCATCGACTCCATGGTGGTGGGCGAGCCGCAGATCTTGTCCCAGGTGCGCGAGTCCTACCGGGTCGCCGGCGAGGAAGGCGCAGCGGGTCCGGTCCTCTCGGCGCTCTTCCGTCAGGCCATCCGTGTCGGCCGTCGCGCCCGCTCGGAGACCGGGATCGGGAGATCGGTCAAGACCTACGCCGGAGCCGGGGCGGATCTTGCGCGCGAGGCTCTCGGCACGCTCGACGGGAAGACGGTGCTGGTCGTCGGCGCCGGGAAGATGAGCGACGTCGCCGCGCGACGCATGGCGCGCGAGGGGGCGACGGTTCTCGTGGCGAACCGCACCACCTCACGCGCGAAGGCGCTCGCAGATCGGATCGGCGGGGAGGAGCTGCCGATGACGTCGTTGGACGAAGGGCTGGCGCGCGCCGACCTCGTGCTCTCATCGACCGGAAGCTCCCAGCCGGTGATCACGCGCGAGCTCGTCGCCGGGGCCTTCGCGACCCGCGTCGACCGGCCGCTCGTGTTTCTCGATCTCGCCGTGCCGCGCGACGTGGAACCGTCCGTCGCCGAGATCGACGGCGTCGTCGTCCGCGATCTCGACGATCTCCGCGAAGCGCTCGCGCCCGGGCCCGACCAGCTACGTGAAGTCGGTCGCGTGCGCGACATCATCGAGGAGGAAGTGCCACGTTTCACGCGGTGGCAGCGATCGCATCATCTCGCCCCGCTCCTCGAAGCGCTGCAGGCGCGCGGTGAGCAAGTGCGCGACCGCGAGGTCAAGCGCGCGATGGGCCGGCTGGCTCGCTTGAGCGACGCCGAGCGCGAGGCCGTCGAGGCACTCGCCCGCTCCATCGTGGCGAAGCTCTTCCACGGGCCGGTCACCGCGGTGAAGCTGGCTGCCGGGACGGCAGACGGAGAGGCGCTCGCGCGCGCGCTTCGAGACCTTTTCGACCTGCCGGATATCGAGCGGTAG
- the hemC gene encoding hydroxymethylbilane synthase: MPRSVLRVGTRGSALALAQAENVRKAISQVISHRNFELVPITTSGDTHQGPLPAIGGKGLFTADIQEALATARIDLAVHSAKDLPATTPEGLVLAAIPPREDPRDALITRHGGGLAKLAPGTTVGTSSLRRSVQLLALGKGLVPTSIRGNVDTRLRKLSAGEVQALVVALAGLKRLGKDGRVAEVLPTSVMLPAPGQGALAVECRAGDKDMREALSKIEDPLARRAFEAERTFLLALGGSCNVPLGALATLDGNEIRLRGLVGTLDGSRIIRDEVRGTDPASVGEALADRMRAAGAAEIIASLEAEA; this comes from the coding sequence ATGCCGCGAAGCGTGCTGCGCGTAGGGACGAGAGGGAGCGCGCTTGCGCTCGCGCAGGCAGAGAACGTTCGCAAGGCCATCTCCCAGGTGATCTCGCACCGCAATTTCGAGCTCGTGCCGATCACCACGAGCGGCGACACGCATCAGGGACCGCTTCCGGCGATCGGCGGCAAGGGCTTGTTCACCGCAGATATCCAAGAGGCGCTCGCCACCGCGAGGATCGACCTCGCGGTGCACAGCGCCAAAGATCTCCCGGCAACAACCCCGGAAGGTCTGGTGCTCGCCGCGATCCCGCCCCGTGAGGATCCGCGGGACGCGTTGATCACCCGGCACGGTGGAGGGCTCGCGAAGCTCGCCCCGGGAACGACGGTCGGAACATCGTCCCTTCGCCGAAGCGTTCAGCTGCTCGCGCTCGGCAAGGGGCTGGTTCCCACGTCGATCAGGGGGAACGTCGACACCCGCTTACGTAAGCTCTCGGCGGGCGAGGTGCAGGCGCTCGTCGTCGCACTCGCCGGTCTCAAGCGCCTGGGCAAGGACGGGCGCGTCGCGGAGGTGCTTCCGACGTCGGTGATGCTTCCCGCTCCGGGACAGGGGGCGCTCGCGGTCGAGTGCCGGGCCGGCGACAAGGACATGCGCGAGGCGCTCTCCAAGATCGAGGATCCGCTCGCGCGCCGCGCGTTCGAGGCGGAGCGCACGTTCTTGCTGGCGCTCGGCGGATCGTGCAACGTTCCGCTCGGCGCCCTTGCCACACTCGACGGGAACGAGATCCGGCTGCGCGGGCTGGTCGGAACGCTCGACGGTTCGCGCATCATCCGCGACGAGGTCCGTGGAACGGACCCGGCGTCCGTCGGCGAAGCGCTCGCGGACCGGATGCGCGCCGCCGGCGCGGCAGAGATCATCGCCTCGCTCGAGGCGGAGGCGTGA
- the cobA gene encoding uroporphyrinogen-III C-methyltransferase: MSRKRSPRIPGTVYLVGAGPGDPGLITVRGLAALRSADVVVYDRLGVSPALLDHAPRAAERIFAGKSARKHAMTQAQINRLLVSKARAGASVVRLKGGDPFVFGRGGEEAEALAKAGVPSEVVPGVTSATAGPAAAGIPVTHRDWAASVAIATAHEAPGKAGSRLDWEALARADTAVLLMGVERLADVSKAFIAAGKPRSTPAAVIASATLPSQRTVTAPLSRIATAARRARIEPPAITVVGDVVRLRELLGGWDTRPLSGARVLVTRTREQAGELSGVLRELGAEVIEAPAIKVEPPRSWAAVDRSARKLADGAYSWVVFTSANGVRFFFARLRAARLDARAFGRARVAGVGTGTAATLRAFGIEPDLVPPTFTTEAIGKAFPRGAGRVLLARADKTEPGLGEALRAKGWTPERVTVYRLRRVARLDPPVRRAVLAGEIDILTFASGGTVRAFMGLLHGKPPRRVLVACIGPVTARAAKQAGLRVDVVAREHTIPGLAAAAARAFAKRRR; the protein is encoded by the coding sequence GTGAGCCGGAAGAGATCCCCGCGGATCCCCGGGACGGTCTACCTGGTCGGCGCCGGGCCCGGCGATCCGGGATTGATTACCGTTCGAGGGCTCGCCGCGCTTCGCTCGGCCGACGTGGTGGTGTACGACCGGCTCGGCGTGTCCCCGGCGCTGTTGGATCATGCCCCACGAGCAGCCGAGCGGATCTTCGCCGGAAAGAGCGCGCGCAAGCACGCGATGACCCAGGCGCAGATCAACCGGCTCCTCGTGTCCAAGGCCCGCGCGGGTGCGTCCGTCGTCCGTCTCAAAGGCGGCGACCCATTCGTGTTCGGCCGGGGCGGCGAGGAGGCCGAGGCACTCGCGAAGGCCGGCGTCCCGTCCGAGGTCGTTCCCGGCGTCACCTCGGCGACGGCCGGGCCTGCCGCCGCCGGGATCCCGGTGACGCACCGCGACTGGGCGGCGTCGGTCGCGATCGCGACCGCGCACGAAGCCCCGGGCAAGGCGGGGTCGCGCCTGGACTGGGAGGCGCTCGCGCGCGCCGACACCGCCGTTCTGCTTATGGGCGTCGAGCGGCTCGCGGACGTCTCGAAGGCGTTTATCGCCGCGGGGAAGCCGCGCTCGACGCCGGCGGCCGTGATCGCGTCGGCGACGCTGCCCTCGCAGCGGACGGTCACCGCGCCGCTGTCGCGCATCGCGACGGCCGCGAGGCGTGCGCGGATCGAGCCGCCCGCGATCACCGTGGTCGGCGACGTCGTGCGGTTGCGCGAGCTGCTCGGCGGCTGGGACACTCGTCCGCTTTCCGGCGCGCGCGTGCTGGTCACCCGTACCCGCGAGCAAGCCGGCGAGCTGTCCGGCGTGCTGCGCGAGCTCGGCGCCGAGGTGATCGAGGCGCCGGCGATCAAGGTCGAGCCGCCGCGATCCTGGGCGGCCGTCGACCGTTCCGCCCGGAAGCTCGCCGACGGCGCGTACTCGTGGGTCGTCTTCACCAGCGCGAACGGCGTGCGGTTCTTCTTCGCGCGGCTGCGCGCGGCGCGGCTCGACGCTCGAGCGTTCGGACGCGCACGGGTGGCCGGGGTGGGGACGGGTACGGCGGCGACGTTGCGCGCCTTCGGCATCGAGCCCGACCTCGTTCCGCCGACGTTCACGACCGAGGCGATCGGAAAAGCGTTCCCCCGTGGGGCGGGCCGCGTGCTGCTCGCACGAGCCGACAAGACGGAGCCCGGCCTCGGAGAGGCGCTTCGCGCGAAGGGTTGGACGCCCGAACGGGTCACCGTCTACCGGCTGCGGCGGGTCGCTCGCTTGGATCCGCCGGTGCGGCGGGCGGTGCTCGCCGGCGAGATCGACATCCTGACGTTCGCGAGCGGCGGGACCGTTCGCGCGTTCATGGGCCTGCTCCACGGGAAGCCGCCTCGCCGCGTGCTGGTCGCGTGTATCGGGCCGGTGACCGCGCGCGCCGCCAAACAGGCCGGTCTGCGCGTGGACGTCGTCGCCCGCGAGCACACGATCCCGGGCCTCGCCGCCGCCGCAGCGCGCGCCTTCGCGAAGCGCCGGCGCTGA
- a CDS encoding MFS transporter gives MRQLTGPLARREFRLYFLGNVSSNVGTWLANVALGVYMLDLTGSSLWVGLTNAALFVPVLLFAIPAGAWADRTDRLRLLAGAQILAGSLAGVLAILVALNAANRYAVVAIAFGLGITIAIGLPAMQSVIPSLVPQDELAEAIGLNALTFNLARAVGPVLAAVTIAGAGVGLAFAVNAFSYIALIAVLVMIGRPPYLRERDGEPGRIRDGLVYAWRHKRTRTMLLAVMAMAMSLDPILTLSPALADVYGLPEGGAGWIVSAWGGGAVLAITLGRTWIRYATKHGLGWAGLIAQAAGLGALGVAPNIAAAIPASVLTGAGYITAAIAFTTAIQEDVPERLRGRVMALWSVSFLGPRVLAAVIDGALADAFNPHVAVVVLTIPALVAAFFVRRMTPPRTDEPVAPAA, from the coding sequence ATGCGGCAGCTCACCGGACCCCTCGCACGCAGAGAATTTCGCCTGTACTTCCTCGGAAACGTGTCGTCGAACGTGGGGACGTGGCTCGCGAACGTCGCGCTCGGCGTCTACATGCTGGACCTCACGGGATCATCGCTTTGGGTGGGCCTGACGAACGCCGCGCTCTTCGTTCCCGTTCTGCTGTTCGCGATCCCTGCGGGTGCCTGGGCCGACCGGACGGACCGCCTTCGCCTCCTGGCCGGTGCACAGATCCTGGCCGGGTCGCTCGCCGGCGTGCTCGCGATCCTGGTCGCGCTGAACGCCGCGAACCGTTACGCCGTCGTCGCGATCGCCTTCGGCCTCGGCATCACGATCGCGATCGGGCTCCCGGCGATGCAGTCCGTCATCCCTTCACTCGTCCCGCAAGACGAGCTGGCCGAGGCGATCGGATTGAACGCGCTCACCTTCAACCTCGCGCGCGCCGTGGGTCCCGTCCTGGCGGCGGTGACCATCGCCGGCGCGGGCGTCGGGCTCGCGTTCGCGGTCAACGCATTCTCGTACATCGCGCTGATCGCGGTGCTCGTGATGATCGGCCGCCCACCCTATCTGCGCGAGCGGGACGGCGAACCGGGTCGCATCCGCGACGGGCTCGTCTACGCGTGGCGGCACAAGCGGACGCGAACGATGCTTCTTGCCGTCATGGCGATGGCGATGTCTCTCGACCCGATCCTCACGCTCTCACCGGCGCTCGCCGACGTGTACGGGCTCCCCGAGGGAGGCGCCGGCTGGATCGTGTCCGCGTGGGGCGGCGGCGCGGTGCTCGCGATCACGCTCGGGCGCACGTGGATCCGTTACGCGACGAAGCACGGCCTCGGTTGGGCGGGCTTGATCGCGCAAGCCGCCGGTCTCGGTGCGCTAGGAGTTGCACCGAACATCGCGGCCGCGATCCCGGCGAGCGTGCTGACCGGCGCGGGCTACATCACGGCCGCGATCGCCTTCACGACCGCGATCCAGGAGGACGTACCGGAGCGGTTGCGCGGCCGGGTGATGGCCCTATGGTCGGTGAGCTTCCTCGGGCCGCGAGTCCTCGCCGCCGTCATCGATGGGGCGCTTGCCGATGCGTTCAACCCGCATGTCGCCGTCGTGGTGTTGACGATCCCGGCGCTCGTCGCCGCCTTCTTCGTCCGACGGATGACTCCACCCCGCACGGACGAGCCGGTGGCTCCGGCAGCCTGA
- the hemB gene encoding porphobilinogen synthase, whose translation MPRFPIARSRRLRATPALRRLVRETTLGVNDLVAPLFVKEGIADPQPIESMPGQSQHTLESLRKEVSEIAALGIPAVVLFGVPAEKDGRGSGADREDGIVQRSLRELRSDVGDDVVLIADLCLDEYTDHGHCGVLTQDGRVDNDATVERYRSIAASQAAAGAHIVAPSGMMDGQVAAIRDALDIAGFAETPIMAYAAKFASAFYGPFREAAECAPRFGDRAAYQMDPPNADEAVREALADVEEGADIVMVKPALPYLDVVRAVRDATRVPVAAFHVSGEYAMLKAAAERGWLDERRAIVESLTAIRRAGADIVLTYLAKEAAAILKNGDY comes from the coding sequence ATGCCCCGATTCCCGATCGCTCGTTCGCGGCGCCTGCGCGCCACGCCGGCGCTTCGCCGTCTGGTCCGCGAGACGACGCTCGGCGTGAACGACCTCGTCGCGCCCCTTTTCGTCAAGGAAGGCATCGCCGACCCACAGCCCATCGAGTCGATGCCGGGTCAGTCCCAACACACCCTCGAGTCGCTCCGCAAAGAGGTCTCGGAGATCGCCGCCCTCGGGATACCGGCCGTGGTTCTGTTCGGTGTTCCCGCGGAGAAGGACGGGCGAGGCTCGGGGGCCGATCGCGAGGACGGGATCGTTCAACGCTCGCTGCGCGAGCTGCGCTCGGACGTCGGTGACGACGTCGTGCTGATCGCGGATCTTTGCCTCGACGAGTACACCGATCACGGCCACTGCGGCGTCCTGACCCAAGACGGCCGTGTCGACAACGACGCGACCGTCGAACGGTACCGCTCGATCGCGGCGAGCCAGGCCGCCGCGGGCGCGCACATCGTCGCGCCGAGCGGGATGATGGACGGACAGGTGGCCGCGATCCGGGACGCGCTCGACATCGCCGGGTTCGCGGAGACCCCGATCATGGCGTACGCGGCGAAGTTCGCCAGCGCCTTCTACGGTCCGTTCCGAGAGGCGGCCGAGTGCGCGCCGCGGTTCGGCGATCGGGCCGCGTATCAGATGGATCCGCCCAACGCCGATGAAGCCGTTCGGGAGGCCCTCGCCGACGTGGAGGAGGGTGCCGACATCGTCATGGTGAAGCCGGCACTCCCGTACCTGGACGTGGTGCGGGCGGTGCGCGATGCGACGCGCGTGCCGGTGGCCGCCTTTCACGTCTCCGGCGAGTACGCGATGCTCAAGGCGGCAGCCGAACGCGGCTGGCTGGACGAGCGCCGCGCGATCGTCGAGTCGCTCACCGCGATCCGCCGCGCCGGCGCGGACATCGTCCTCACCTATCTGGCGAAGGAAGCAGCGGCCATCCTCAAGAACGGAGACTACTGA
- a CDS encoding aldo/keto reductase, producing the protein MRYRTFPGTDITASEIGFGAWTVTAGWWGDYTDDQATALIRKALEHGITFFDTAPTYGADGRGETIIAEALRDHRDEVVYSTKVGYDTEMEWKPEGHQERPHNLDPAVVRRSVEASLRRLETDRIDLLQLHNPRMDHLRRDEVWDLLENLKGEGKVRAYGIALGPAIGWRDEGVWGIENRHLDALFIIHNLLEQDPGREFIDEARKRDVGVMVRVPHSSGLLEGKYTKDTTFDENDHRSHRKREWLVNGLRKLEKLGFLTDDRGMTIGQAALKWLLADPLVVTVLPNIYDDAQLVEFADASGAPDLTDDDLSRIADLYDNDFYLAPAGADA; encoded by the coding sequence ATGCGCTACCGAACGTTCCCTGGAACCGACATCACCGCTTCCGAGATCGGCTTCGGTGCGTGGACCGTCACCGCCGGATGGTGGGGCGACTACACCGACGACCAAGCGACCGCGCTGATCCGCAAGGCGCTCGAGCACGGCATCACGTTCTTCGACACGGCGCCGACATACGGCGCGGACGGCCGCGGCGAAACGATCATCGCCGAGGCGCTCCGAGACCATCGAGATGAAGTCGTCTACTCGACCAAGGTCGGCTACGACACCGAGATGGAATGGAAGCCGGAAGGACACCAAGAAAGGCCGCACAACCTGGACCCGGCCGTGGTTCGGCGCTCGGTCGAGGCCTCGTTGCGCCGTCTCGAGACGGATCGGATCGATCTGCTACAACTCCACAACCCGCGCATGGACCACCTCCGGCGCGACGAGGTGTGGGATCTGCTGGAGAACCTGAAGGGCGAGGGGAAGGTGCGCGCATACGGGATCGCGCTCGGTCCCGCGATCGGTTGGCGCGACGAGGGCGTATGGGGGATCGAGAACCGTCACCTCGACGCGCTGTTCATCATCCACAACCTGCTCGAGCAGGACCCCGGTCGTGAGTTCATCGACGAAGCACGCAAACGTGACGTCGGCGTGATGGTCCGGGTTCCGCACTCCAGCGGGTTGCTGGAGGGGAAGTACACCAAGGACACCACGTTCGACGAGAACGACCACCGCTCGCATCGCAAGCGCGAATGGCTCGTTAACGGGCTACGGAAGCTCGAAAAACTCGGTTTCCTGACGGATGACCGAGGTATGACCATCGGTCAGGCCGCGCTCAAATGGCTGCTGGCGGATCCCCTGGTCGTGACGGTGCTTCCGAACATCTATGACGATGCCCAGCTGGTTGAGTTCGCGGACGCGTCCGGAGCCCCGGACCTCACCGACGACGACCTCAGCCGGATCGCCGATCTCTACGACAACGATTTCTATCTCGCACCGGCAGGCGCCGACGCCTGA
- the hemL gene encoding glutamate-1-semialdehyde 2,1-aminomutase, with the protein MTRSEDLFDRARRVIPGGVNSPVRAYRAVGGVPPFLIRGRGASVTDVDGNTYVDYVQSWGAMILGHAHPRVVAAVKDAVERGSSFGAPTPGEVELAERLSAAVPSIEKVRLVSSGTEATMSAVRLARGFTGRPKVIKFSGCYHGHADGLLARAGSGVATFGLPDSPGVTRAQASDTLVVPFNDTAAVETAFDRAKDAIAAVIVEPVAANMGVVPAAPGFLEATRKLAEANGALLIFDEVITGFRVGAGGAQERFGIVPDLTTLGKIIGGGLPVGAFGGRADVMSFLAPEGPVYQAGTLSGNPLAVAAGLAALQELADDPPYARLEALAERLAGGLAATARDAGVPVTVNREGSLFSLFFTAEPVSDFETASRQDTVGFAAFFNAMLRHGVWLPPSAFEGWFLGAAHTEEDVERTLEAAGEAFRGSVG; encoded by the coding sequence GTGACCCGTTCCGAAGACCTGTTCGACCGCGCGCGCCGTGTCATCCCCGGCGGCGTGAACTCACCGGTCCGCGCGTATCGCGCCGTCGGAGGCGTGCCCCCGTTCCTAATTCGCGGACGGGGCGCCTCCGTCACCGACGTCGACGGCAACACATACGTCGACTACGTGCAGTCGTGGGGGGCGATGATCCTCGGGCACGCGCACCCGCGAGTGGTTGCGGCCGTGAAGGATGCCGTCGAGCGGGGGTCGTCGTTCGGGGCGCCCACGCCGGGGGAGGTGGAGCTTGCCGAGCGGCTGAGCGCGGCGGTCCCGAGCATCGAGAAGGTGCGGCTCGTCTCTAGCGGGACCGAAGCCACCATGAGCGCCGTTCGTCTGGCACGCGGTTTCACCGGCCGGCCGAAGGTGATCAAGTTCTCCGGGTGCTACCACGGACACGCCGACGGGCTGCTCGCGCGCGCCGGGTCCGGCGTCGCCACGTTCGGGCTCCCGGACTCGCCCGGGGTGACCCGGGCGCAAGCGTCCGACACCCTCGTCGTGCCGTTCAACGACACGGCCGCGGTCGAGACGGCGTTCGACCGTGCGAAGGACGCGATCGCAGCCGTTATCGTCGAGCCGGTGGCGGCGAACATGGGCGTCGTCCCCGCCGCGCCGGGCTTCCTGGAAGCCACGCGCAAGCTGGCCGAAGCGAACGGCGCGCTGCTGATCTTCGATGAGGTCATCACCGGCTTCCGGGTCGGCGCCGGCGGCGCGCAGGAGCGGTTCGGGATCGTTCCCGACCTGACGACGCTCGGGAAGATCATCGGTGGGGGCTTGCCGGTCGGCGCGTTCGGTGGTCGAGCCGACGTGATGTCGTTCCTCGCTCCCGAAGGGCCGGTGTATCAGGCCGGCACGTTGTCGGGAAACCCGCTCGCCGTGGCGGCCGGGCTCGCCGCGCTCCAGGAGCTCGCCGACGATCCCCCGTACGCGCGGCTCGAAGCCCTCGCCGAACGGCTGGCCGGCGGTTTGGCTGCGACCGCGCGCGACGCCGGCGTGCCGGTGACCGTCAATCGCGAGGGGTCGCTCTTCTCGCTGTTCTTCACGGCCGAGCCGGTCTCGGACTTCGAGACCGCGTCACGTCAGGACACGGTAGGGTTCGCGGCGTTCTTCAACGCCATGCTCCGGCATGGCGTCTGGCTCCCGCCGAGCGCCTTCGAAGGGTGGTTCCTCGGCGCGGCGCACACCGAGGAGGACGTCGAGCGCACGCTCGAGGCTGCCGGCGAAGCGTTCCGCGGATCGGTCGGCTGA
- a CDS encoding c-type cytochrome → MIDGGSLIPLAQADDRVATAIIVSVAILAFFAFIVITALGGPRTRKGEVPAGFRPGPSDADLERKVLDRWIAYGMVSTVFMAVFFPVYWLREPTRLAKKETQFLRESIVRGEEIFGPATPDSLRALGCADCHGIGAVGGGRNFTIIDRETGKPATVIYAEPPLRLAVARYTAAGRNVDEIKLLLRDAIQRGRPGTPMPTWALEFGGPLNSQAIDDIMNYLMSIQVAVAPLTGELNGQELFDANCAVCHGANASGGVGPNLTVEFQRNTEQQIFDIIKKGKLNLDRPSMPAWGHLGDDAIRALVNFIKSIQAGAGGSGA, encoded by the coding sequence ATGATCGACGGGGGGAGCTTGATACCGCTCGCGCAGGCAGACGATCGGGTAGCAACCGCGATCATCGTCAGCGTCGCGATCCTCGCGTTCTTCGCGTTCATCGTCATCACCGCGCTCGGCGGTCCGCGCACCCGCAAGGGCGAAGTACCCGCCGGGTTCAGGCCCGGCCCCTCGGACGCGGATCTCGAGCGCAAGGTGCTCGACCGCTGGATCGCCTACGGCATGGTCAGCACCGTGTTCATGGCGGTCTTTTTCCCGGTGTACTGGCTTCGCGAGCCCACGCGCCTCGCGAAGAAGGAGACCCAGTTCCTCCGGGAGTCGATCGTTCGCGGCGAGGAGATCTTCGGCCCCGCCACCCCGGACAGCCTCCGCGCTCTCGGCTGCGCCGACTGCCACGGCATCGGCGCGGTGGGTGGTGGAAGGAACTTCACGATCATCGACCGGGAGACCGGCAAGCCGGCGACGGTGATCTACGCCGAACCGCCGCTGCGACTCGCCGTGGCCCGCTACACGGCCGCAGGACGGAACGTCGATGAGATCAAGCTCTTGCTGCGCGACGCGATCCAGCGCGGCCGGCCGGGCACTCCGATGCCGACGTGGGCGCTCGAGTTCGGCGGGCCGCTCAACTCACAGGCGATCGACGACATCATGAATTACCTGATGTCGATCCAGGTCGCTGTTGCGCCGCTCACCGGCGAGCTCAACGGCCAGGAGCTTTTCGACGCGAACTGCGCGGTGTGCCACGGCGCGAACGCGTCTGGTGGGGTTGGACCGAACCTCACCGTCGAGTTCCAGCGAAACACGGAGCAACAGATCTTCGACATCATCAAGAAGGGCAAACTCAATCTGGACCGCCCTTCGATGCCGGCGTGGGGACACCTCGGCGACGATGCGATCCGCGCGCTCGTGAACTTCATCAAGAGCATCCAGGCAGGCGCGGGGGGTTCCGGTGCGTAG